In Aspergillus nidulans FGSC A4 chromosome II, the genomic stretch ATTTGctcattctccttctcgagctGGAATGGCTCAGGCACCATGTAAGAGCACGCGCTGCTTTTTTCAGGTCTCTCCATTTGCCCACTCGGTCGGCGTCAAGTATAGCCAATTCATGGACAATACTTGATGAATATGCCTGATGGAAAGAAAGTGTGTGCAACGTGACGTCCTAGAAGCTAGGATGGTTAGAGAGCTTCCAATGATCCTATCACTTTTTACTTCTTATCATCAGTGTCCAAGAAAATGCTCATCCAACATTTCTTACCAATGTCTCTAGTTCTACCATTAGTGCATTCTCAGCCCCCGATTGCCTTTGCCCAGGATGTGCCACAAACGCCTATCGCTTCCTCAGAGCCGCTGAGTGTCTTCGCCCATTTTCTGGTAAGTGAACCCCGGAGACGAAACTTCAAGCCGTGTTGACGGTCCAGGTTGGAGTTGCAGGGTCCATGTCACCGGCCGAGTGGGAGCACAATATCATCGCAGCCCAGGAAGCTCACATAGACGGATTCGCCCTAAACATCGCTCCGCAAGACGATTACACCGACCAGGTCCTGCAGACAGCTTATGAAGCTGCGGAGAGAATAGGCGACTTCTCACTTTTCATCTCATTCGACTATGAATCCGGGGGCGCATGGCCCGTAGATCGGGTCATCAGCACAATCAACAGGTACAAGGGCAGGCCAGCCCAGTATCTTTACAAGGGAAAACCATTGGTATCCACCTTTGAGGGCTCGAAGAGCTCAGATGACTGGCCAGCCATAAAACAAGCTACGGGCTGCGTGTTTGTTCCGTCGTGGACGAGTCTCTCCCCTTCGCGACTTTACACTGTTCACGGTACAATTGACGGTGCCTTCAGCTGGGACGCTTGGCCGGTTGGAGCACAAGAGAAGGATACGTCAAGCGACAAGGCATGGATGAATGCGCTTTCTGGCAAGCCGTACATGATGGCTGTTTCTCCGTGGTTCTACACGAACCTTCCCCAGTGGAATAAGAACTGGCTGTGGCGTGGCGATGATTTGTGGCACTACCGCTGGCAACAAGTAATTGACTTGCAGCCGGCAATGGTTCAGGTAAGTAAAGAATCTTCTGGACGCGAAAGTGCTGACAAGGCTGCTCTATGCAGATTCTTAGCTGGAACGACTACGGAGAAGCGCATTACATCGGACCCATCTACGAGCCAGGAATTCCAGAAGGTGCATCATGGTTCGTGAAAGGATGTCCCCACGACGCTTGGCGGGAATTTCTACCTCATTATATCGACGCCTATCGTCGACGGAGTGCAATGTTCCGCGAACGCGCGTCGAATCCCGCCACGGTAACCTCGTTCGCTCCTAGACGTCCTCTCTCATATACGGACAAGATCGTGTATTGGTATCGACTTAACCCGAGTCACTCCGGAAGCGCTGATGGCACGACGGGGAATAACCCGAATATGGGCCAGCCTGGATTGGATCCGGGAGAAGTGTCGCAGGATCGAGTGTTTGTCAGTGTGCTGGTCACGGAGCCGAGCCAGGTGCATATTCAGATTGGGCCTGCAGCATCTAGAGTCTTGATTGCAAAGGAGTCCGGAGTAAATCACTATTCCGTGCCTTTCGACGGACATTCAGGGCCGGTGAGGATTGCGATTGTCCGACATGGTAGAGAAGTTAAGACCGCAACAGGGCCTGCTATAACGGAAGAGTGCACGGACGGTAAAGTAAATTGGAATGCATTTGTAGGATCAAGTTAATCGATATAAAATTGTACTAGACACTAAAAGCGTTGGGATAAATGGTATCTAGATAACTTGTATGATGTTTGCAATATCGGGGCCTGTTATCGCCAGGCCCGGCCTCCCAGCCACTGATAAGCGTCACTCCTCAGTTCTCCGCATgaccgcatcttccttcgctcttctccaactctccTCTCTGTCGATgtcctcttcaccatctcTCTTGTTTCCATATCCTTAGCCTTTCTATTGCATTTTTATTTATCTTTTGAATATGGCCAAGAAAATTCTGTCTGACATCCACCACCATGAGTCTAACTTGGCTTACCGCCAGTATGCCCAGCTGCCTGAAACCCTCCACCTCAACTACCAGCCTCCTACTGCTACTGCAACCCCCGCCGCACACACCAGCCCGATCCCAGAGGCAATCAACCCCGACGATTACTCGCAGGCTTACTGCGATTTTATGACTGAGCATCCCACCATTTTTCACGCAGTCGATGGCTTCTCTAAGCAACTCGAAAGCAAGGGATACAAGTACCTATCCGAGCGGGAATTATGGACGCCGCAGCTCAAACGCGGAGGAAAGTACTATACGACTCGCAATGGAAGCTCGTTGATTGCGTTCTCTGTCGGCCCCGAGTATAAGAGTGGGAATGGCCTCGCTATCATCGCCGGCCACATTGATGCCCTCACGGCGAAGCTCAAGCCCGTCTCAAAACTTCCCAATAAAGCTGGATACATTCAGATGGGAGTTGCTCCTTATGCCGGCGGTCTGGGCAAGACATGGTGGGACCGTGATTTGTCTATCGGCGGGAAGGTTCTCGTTCGTAACGCTAGCACCGGCAAGGTTGAATCCAAGCTAGTCAAGTTGAACTGGCCGATTGCTCGCATCCCAACGCTAGCCGAACACTTTGGCGCTCCTTCGCAGGGGCCATTCAACAAGGAAACACAGATGGTACCTATCATTGGAGTCGACAACTCTGATCTTTTCCAGTCTACCACTCCAGCGGCAGACGAGGGCATCGAACCCGGCACCTTTGCCTCTACGCAGCCCCCAAAACTCATCAAAGTGATCTCCAAGGAACTTGGAATCACAAACTACAGCAGCATTCTCAGCTGGGAGCTAGAACTTTATGACAGCCAGCCTGCACGTATCGGCGGTATTGACAAGGATTTTATCTTCGCCGGCCGCATCGATGACAAGCTCTGCTGCTACGCCGCACAGGAAGCCCTCATGGCTACCTCCGACCAcacctctccctcttccatcAAGATGGTCGGTTactttgatgatgaggaaatTGGTAGCTTGCTCCGTCAGGGTGCCCGCTCCAACTTCATGTCTAGCGTCATCGAACGCATTGCACAATCCTTTGCAACATCATATGGACCCGATCTCCTTGCCCAAACCGTTGCAAAGAGCTTCCTTATCTCTTCTGATGTCATCCACGCTGTCAATCCCAACTTCTTGAATGTCTATCTCGAGAACCACGCGCCTCGTCTCAATGTCGgcgtctccgtctccgcagACTCAAACGGCCACATGACTACCGACAGTGTCAGCTACGGCTTCATCAAGCGCGTTGCTGAAAAGTGCGGCTCTCAGCTGCAGGTCTTTCAAATCCGAAATGACTCCCGAAGCGGCGGAACCATTGGGCCCATGACCAGCTCGCGGATTGGAATGAGGGCCATTGATGTCGGTATCCCACAGTTGAGCATGCATAGCATTCGCGCCACCACAGGGAGTCGCGATCCTGGGCTGGGTGTCAAGCTGTTTAAGGGGTTCTTTGATTACTTTGAAGAGGTGGATCGTGAGTTTTCTGATTTTTAGGTTGTGACTCTTGTTTTCTGTCGAGGGGTGCTGTCGCGCTGCTTGGCCGTGTCTAGTTTGGTTTGCATGATTTTGGTGCTAGGGTTGAAGTGCTTGGGCATTAAGAACCTCATTTAGAATGGTGACTTCTTTGTATACGGGGTTCGGAGTCCGTCTATAGAGGCATGTGTAAGGATAAAAATCGAATCCTACATAATTCCAGGCTATGCACTTGAACAGACAACATCTAGATTCTAGGCACGTCAAACCATACAATATATTAAGAGGCTTCCGTCTATTTGATGCTCCACCCGGCACGAATCTCAACAGTAAGCCCCGTAGTCTACTCCGTACTTCTTGCCTGCcgaaggagaggatggagatgagggTGACGAATGCGTTGTTTTCACCAGTGCCCCAATGACAGTTGCATTATCCTCAATTTAATCAGCCCCGTCTCCTTCCAGTTCCACCCCAGCCTTTGGAGCAGTCCGGGCAATGCTCTCGCGACACTTACTGTCATGATCCCCCTACATAAACACACGGCTTCgcagccccagccccagccccatTCAGGGCCAAAAGCCTAGACTGATCCGCATCCCACTCACAACTCCCATGTTCCAAATCATTGATGTGCGTTGTGATTGTAGTAGAAATGCCCATTCCCCCAATGCTCCAGAAAACTGGCGGCCGGGGTTCTTGCCCAACTGTAAGCGCTAGGCTCCGAGATAATCTCTTAGACTTGGATTTCGATCTGTATCTGGGGTTGCTGTGCGATGAGAGGAGTTGTGGAATCATACGGGAAAGCAGGGGCCGCAGAGTCGGTAGGCAGGCGCAGACTATGCCGACGTTGCATTCCACTGCGGACCAGGTTGCGGCACCGACGTTG encodes the following:
- a CDS encoding glycoside hydrolase family 71 protein (transcript_id=CADANIAT00004309), with the translated sequence MLIQHFLPMSLVLPLVHSQPPIAFAQDVPQTPIASSEPLSVFAHFLVGVAGSMSPAEWEHNIIAAQEAHIDGFALNIAPQDDYTDQVLQTAYEAAERIGDFSLFISFDYESGGAWPVDRVISTINRYKGRPAQYLYKGKPLVSTFEGSKSSDDWPAIKQATGCVFVPSWTSLSPSRLYTVHGTIDGAFSWDAWPVGAQEKDTSSDKAWMNALSGKPYMMAVSPWFYTNLPQWNKNWLWRGDDLWHYRWQQVIDLQPAMVQILSWNDYGEAHYIGPIYEPGIPEGASWFVKGCPHDAWREFLPHYIDAYRRRSAMFRERASNPATIVYWYRLNPSHSGSADGTTGNNPNMGQPGLDPGEVSQDRVFVSVLVTEPSQVHIQIGPAASRVLIAKESGVNHYSVPFDGHSGPVRIAIVRHGREVKTATGPAITEECTDGKVNWNAFVGSS
- a CDS encoding M18 family aminopeptidase (transcript_id=CADANIAT00004310) gives rise to the protein MAKKILSDIHHHESNLAYRQYAQLPETLHLNYQPPTATATPAAHTSPIPEAINPDDYSQAYCDFMTEHPTIFHAVDGFSKQLESKGYKYLSERELWTPQLKRGGKYYTTRNGSSLIAFSVGPEYKSGNGLAIIAGHIDALTAKLKPVSKLPNKAGYIQMGVAPYAGGLGKTWWDRDLSIGGKVLVRNASTGKVESKLVKLNWPIARIPTLAEHFGAPSQGPFNKETQMVPIIGVDNSDLFQSTTPAADEGIEPGTFASTQPPKLIKVISKELGITNYSSILSWELELYDSQPARIGGIDKDFIFAGRIDDKLCCYAAQEALMATSDHTSPSSIKMVGYFDDEEIGSLLRQGARSNFMSSVIERIAQSFATSYGPDLLAQTVAKSFLISSDVIHAVNPNFLNVYLENHAPRLNVGVSVSADSNGHMTTDSVSYGFIKRVAEKCGSQLQVFQIRNDSRSGGTIGPMTSSRIGMRAIDVGIPQLSMHSIRATTGSRDPGLGVKLFKGFFDYFEEVDREFSDF